Proteins encoded in a region of the Trypanosoma brucei gambiense DAL972 chromosome 11, complete sequence genome:
- a CDS encoding molybdopterin synthase sulphurylase protein,putative produces MNVLEDLEAQVATARLKLHELEERLHEERNRVNSCGADVLTSSGPSSIDNSGGSTAGETPPFVSSSGSLTKSDVERFSRQIVLEDIGAKGMDRIRRGRVLLVGAGGLGSTAALYLVAAGVGELCIVDFDTVEHSNLHRQIIHNTMRVGMSKAESAVQSCLALNPRAKIRAITAPFTPANAEELVRGCDVVVDGSDNVATRYLINDAAARYRRPLVSGSALRWEGQLSVYCGGLSCPCYRCLFPTPPPASAVGSCNDTGVVGPVPGCIGCLQATEALKLLAGAGDVLEGRLLLLDALRMQLRVVRLRGRQKDCPACGEAAKLNVGKSLQQLAAERPEYVMPSCASGALRSANMLPAEANVAPSVYFSVLQKLLRGERMSWMTLDVRPKEQYDMAHLPHSVSLPLKQLEMWKRDGVLQNEWEKFVNSVPCASRGPMDVYVICRRGISSVKAMQVLLPLQEWCPKSCGTDVDGKAAIHQNPGKRFRFINVDGGLNRYHREVDRNFPFY; encoded by the coding sequence ATGAATGTCCTTGAAGATCTTGAAGCTCAGGTAGCAACAGCAAGACTTAAACTTCATGAGCTGGAGGAGCGGCTGCACGAAGAGCGGAACCGAGTCAACTCGTGTGGAGCTGATGTGCTCACCTCTAGTGGCCCTTCTTCCATTGACAATAGCGGAGGCTCTACTGCAGGAGAGACTCCGCCTTTCGTATCGTCGTCTGGTTCTTTGACGAAATCTGACGTTGAGAGGTTTTCCCGACAGATTGTGCTGGAAGATATAGGCGCTAAGGGAATGGATCGCATTCGGCGAGGACGTGTTTTACTGGTCGGTGCTGGTGGTTTGGGTAGTACAGCTGCTCTCTACCTTGTCGCTGCTGGTGTTGGTGAACTTTGCATTGTTGATTTTGACACTGTAGAGCACAGCAACCTTCATCGGCAGATAATACACAACACAATGCGTGTTGGTATGTCGAAAGCCGAGAGTGCGGTTCAGTCATGTTTAGCCCTCAACCCTCGAGCCAAGATTCGAGCCATCACGGCCCCCTTCACACCCGCAAACGCAGAAGAACTTGTGCGTGGTTGTGACGTTGTGGTGGATGGTTCTGACAATGTGGCGACACGTTACTTAATTAACGATGCAGCGGCGCGTTATCGTCGACCATTGGTGAGTGGCAGTGCGTTGCGATGGGAGGGGCAATTAAGTGTTTACTGCGGCGGCCTAAGCTGCCCCTGCTATCGTTGCCTCTTTCCAACGCCTCCACCagcatcagctgtgggaagcTGTAATGACACTGGAGTGGTTGGCCCCGTGCCCGGTTGTATTGGGTGTTTGCAAGCCACAGAGGCTCTTAAGTTGTTGGCGGGTGCAGGTGATGTCCTCGAGGGTCGGCTGCTTTTGCTTGACGCCTTGCGGATGCAACTCCGCGTCGTTCGGTTGCGGGGGCGCCAGAAAGACTGCCCGGCTTGTGGGGAGGCTGCGAAACTTAACGTTGGCAAATCGCTTCAGCAACTTGCCGCGGAGCGACCAGAATATGTTATGCCATCGTGTGCCTCAGGAGCGCTGCGGAGTGCAAATATGTTGCCTGCTGAGGCCAACGTGGCTCCTTCTGTGTATTTTTCCGTGTTGCAGAAGCTTTTAAGGGGTGAAAGAATGTCGTGGATGACCCTTGACGTACGGCCCAAGGAGCAGTACGACATGGCCCATCTGCCTCACAGTGTCTCTCTCCCATTAAAGCAACTGGAGATGTGGAAGCGTGACGGTGTGCTTCAAAACGAGTGGGAGAAATTTGTCAACAGCGTACCGTGCGCCAGCAGAGGGCCGATGGATGTCTACGTCATTTGCCGTCGTGGTATTTCATCCGTAAAAGCTATGCAGGTGCTTCTTCCGCTTCAGGAGTGGTGCCCTAAAAGTTGTGGAACGGATGTAGACGGCAAAGCAGCGATACATCAAAATCCCGGCAAACGGTTTCGCTTCATTAATGTGGATGGGGGGCTGAATCGCTACCACCGTGAAGTAGACAGAAACTTCCCCTTTTACTAA